A stretch of DNA from Rhodoluna sp. KAS3:
GGATTGACACCGGACCATCGCTGGTGACATTCCCCACCGTGCTTGAAGAGCTTTTCAACCGCTATGACGCGCGGGGCACCACTGGGGAGGCTGCGAAACTCGCGGCACTTGAGCTAGAAAAACTGCCCGAGGTTGGCAGGTATTACTTCGGGTCCGAAATCGTTGACTTACCTGTTCCTGCGGACCACCCGTGGCACGAGGCTTGGGTGCGATTTGAATCCGAACATGGCCACCTCGGCCCCGAAATCACCAACCTGTTGACCTCAGACCCTTTTGATGCGGCAACCCTGCCGGCGGTGACCGCGATTACCAAGACCTATGGGCGTCACCTATCAACTCGGGCGTACCTGAATAGCCTCGATTGGATGCCTGACGGATTGCGAGAGGTGATTGCCATTCACACGCTAAATGCGGGCATCTCGCCAGAACGCACTTTGGCGCTTTATGCAACAATTGCGGGCGTCATGGCCAAGGAGGGAATCTTTGTTCCACGCGGTGGCGTTTATGAAATTGCCCTGGCCCTTGGCCGACTTGCCTCGACAGCCGGCGCAGAAATTATCACTGGCGTTGAAGTCAAGAAAATTTCAAAAGGCTCAGTACGCACCAGTGACCAAACTTATGAGGCTGACTACATCATTGCGGCCACTGATGCTCAAGTCACCGATCGACTGCTCGGCAACAAGCGCCGCAAACCAAAGCGCGTATCTTGCTCGGGAGTAGCGATTTTTGCCGTCTTGAAAGAGCCGCTCCCTGCGGGCACAGTTACCCACTCGGTAATAATGCCCTCAGACCCTCGAGCCCTGCACAAGGCTTTGGACCAAACTGTGGTTCCCAACGAGACTATGGCGTTTTTGAATTACTACGAACCTGGCCACATTTACCCAAATGACAAAGCCACCGCCGCAATATTGCTCACAGCCCCGGCCAACGGTGAGCACTTTGACCTAAATGACGAGTTCGTTCAAGCTCAACTAAAACGAATCAGCGATCAGATTGGCTTGGAGAGAAACATCCAAGACCTGATTCTGGACTACAAAATTTTGGACCCCGGATACTTTGCTGAATTTGGAGCAAACGGAGGCTCGCTTTACGGGACTACTCGACCAATTTGGCAGGGCGGCCCGCTTCACCTACCCGGATACAACTCGCTGTGGCGCCCATGGCTTTGGCGTGTAGGGGCCTCGGTGCATCCAGGCGGCGGAATTCCAGCCGTCCTAGGTGGCGCGATGATCTCTTCGGCTCGTCTAATCAATCGAATCGGGGCTAAAAATTAAGGCTGTTCGCGCTATAGCCCGGCTTTTACTGGGGGCGGCATTGGTTTTTGCCGGAACCGGTCACCTAACTTTTGCGCGTTCCGAATTTCAAGCTCAGGTTCCAACCTGGGTTCCGCTCGATCCTGACTTTGTAGTCGTTGCCTCCGGTGTGGTCGAGGTGCTAATCGGTTTGGGATTAGTTTTTTGGCCAAGCAAAAAGCGCGTTTTCGGCTGGCTAGCAGCAGGACTATTCGTGGCCGTGTTTCCCGGCAACATCTCACAGTGGATCACTCAGACTGACGCATTTGGTTTAAATACCGATTCGGCAAGAGCGATTCGACTGGCCTTCCAACCGCTGCTAATTCTTTGGGCACTGTGGTCGACAGGGATCCTCGGTGATGTTTGGCGCAAACGGGCGTATTCTAAAAATAAGTTCTAGTTAGAAGGAGAATTCCATGAAGGTCCCGGGGAAAGTAATAGTCGTTACCGGCGCCGGCAGCGGAATGGGGCGTCAGCTAACGATTGAACTGGTAAGCCGTGGAGCCAAGGTTGCTGCAATCGACCTTCGCGAGGAATCCCTGCTTGAAACAAAAACACTTGCCGGCGGAAGCGTTGAAACCTTCGTGCTCGACATAACCGACGCAGCAGCGGTGGCGGAGCTACCTCAAAAAATAGAAGCCGCCCTCGGTTCTGTTGACGGTCTAATCAACAATGCCGGCATCATCCAACCTTTTGTAAAAATCAACGAACTTACTTTGGAACAAGCTGCGCGAGTCATGAAGGTGAACTTCGATGGCCCGCTAATGATGACCAAGGCATTTCTGCCTGGTTTGATTAATCGCCCAGAAGCCCACATTCTCAACGTCTCTTCAATGGGTGCTTACGCCCCGGTCCCTGGCCAAAGCGTGTACGGAGCTTCCAAAGCTGCCATCAAGTTGTTCACCGAAGGACTTCGATCTGAACTGGCAGCCACCAACATCGGTGTCACCATCGTGTTCCCTGGAGCTATTGCAACTAACATCGCGGCGAATTCTG
This window harbors:
- a CDS encoding FAD-dependent oxidoreductase is translated as MTKRIVVVGAGLGGLTAAALLAKAGHHVTVLERNSWIGGKSRRIDVAGQRIDTGPSLVTFPTVLEELFNRYDARGTTGEAAKLAALELEKLPEVGRYYFGSEIVDLPVPADHPWHEAWVRFESEHGHLGPEITNLLTSDPFDAATLPAVTAITKTYGRHLSTRAYLNSLDWMPDGLREVIAIHTLNAGISPERTLALYATIAGVMAKEGIFVPRGGVYEIALALGRLASTAGAEIITGVEVKKISKGSVRTSDQTYEADYIIAATDAQVTDRLLGNKRRKPKRVSCSGVAIFAVLKEPLPAGTVTHSVIMPSDPRALHKALDQTVVPNETMAFLNYYEPGHIYPNDKATAAILLTAPANGEHFDLNDEFVQAQLKRISDQIGLERNIQDLILDYKILDPGYFAEFGANGGSLYGTTRPIWQGGPLHLPGYNSLWRPWLWRVGASVHPGGGIPAVLGGAMISSARLINRIGAKN
- a CDS encoding SDR family NAD(P)-dependent oxidoreductase, with product MKVPGKVIVVTGAGSGMGRQLTIELVSRGAKVAAIDLREESLLETKTLAGGSVETFVLDITDAAAVAELPQKIEAALGSVDGLINNAGIIQPFVKINELTLEQAARVMKVNFDGPLMMTKAFLPGLINRPEAHILNVSSMGAYAPVPGQSVYGASKAAIKLFTEGLRSELAATNIGVTIVFPGAIATNIAANSGMAMPADAATESKFKTTPAPIAAHAMIEAIEHNRPRITIGSDARLMDIISRINPVFAANLIQKQMASLLK